The DNA sequence TTTGGATAAGGAAAAAATGCAGTATCTGCAACAACTCGTGGAACACAAAGTTCGTGTCGATTACCGGGAAATCCAAAAAGTATTTCCCGGAATCAACTTTTTCGAGTCCCGCTTGATACAAATAAGAAGTGAGGTTGCTGCTAAACATGGATGAAGCACAATTGAAATCGGAACTTCAGAAATATTTCGGCTACACGGCATTCAAGGAAGGGCAATTGGAGCCCGTCCAATCCGTTTTGGCAGGCAAGCACACATTGGCGACTCTGCCGACGGGAACAGGGAAATCCTTGATATACCAGTTGAGTGGCTACCTTTTGGAGGGGATTGTCGTTATCGTTTCGCCGCTGTTGTCTTTGATGGAAGATCAAGTCGCCCAACTGAAATTCATGGGTGAAAAAAGGACGGCGTCATTGAACAGCATGCTGCAGTTCGAAGAAAGGCAAAGATTATTGAGCAACCTGGATCAGATCAAGTTTTTGTTCCTTTCCCCCGAGATGCTGCAGAACCAAGTTGTATTGAACAAACTCAAGCAGATCCCGCTCGCTTTGTTTGTGGTCGATGAGGCGCATTGCATTTCCCAGTGGGGTTTGGATTTCCGTTCCGATTATTTATTTTTGGGCGCAGCAAGGCGAGCATTGGGCAATCCTCTGACATTGGCGCTCACCGCGACAGCGACGCCGGCCGTGATGGACGATATCATCGGGTCCCTGCATATCGACGGGAATGACTTGAACGTATTCGAGGGACCGGTCGACCGTGCTAATATATACTACAAAGTCGCTGCAGTGCCTCCAGAAGGGAAAAATGAGTACCTCCTGGACCTTTTGGGGAAATATCCATCTCCGGGCATCATTTACTTCTCCAGTAAGGCACAAGCTGACGCTGTAGCATTCATGATCCGCAAAAAAACAAATTTGCGCGCGGAAGCCTATCATGCCGACCGGACAAATGAAGATCGGATCACCATCCAGCATCAATTCCTTCAGGATGAATTGGACGTCATCTGCGCCACCAGCGCATTCGGAATGGGAATCAATAAGCCGAACATCCGCTACGTGATCCATTACCATATGCCTAATTCGCTTGAGGAATATGTGCAGGAAATCGGGAGAGCCGGGCGGGACGGGCAACAAAGCACGGCGGTACTGTTGTATTCGGAAACGGACTTCAATTTTAAAGTGAAGATGCTGCAAAGCGATTTTCCGAACGATTATGCGATTGAAAGTGTCCTCAAAAATAAAGCGATCAATCCGGAATATGGGAGTCCGACCGAGCACACCTTGTTGTTGCATATCCTGCGTCAAAATTTCACTAAAGCGGAAGCGAAGCATTTTATCGCGGGCCGCCACGATCTGAAGAAAAACTTGCTGAAGAGCATGAAGGGATTTGCCGAAACCGACACATGCAAACGTGACTATATCTCCGCTTATTTCGGGAAAAACAGTCTCGGCAAACCGGAACACTGCTGTGATAGCTGCGGGGACGATGATCCAACGCCAGCTGGGGACTTCAGGTCGAGAAATACGGTTCCAACAACAGAAGCGCCGCATTGGCGAAAAATCCTTTCCGACCTTTTTCTTTTATAAAATTTAACCCAAAAATTGCGAAAATGTGCTACAATTAGCATGAATCACTTATAGGAGGAACCCGAATGGATAAAAAGAATCGCAATCGCAATAATGGAGAGCCATGGTCACGTAAATTCGGCGAAGATGAAAATCTGAAGAGCCGGCAGTATTCACGTTCGGCCAGAAATACAAAAAATAAAGAAGTAGCACCTCTATTAAAAGTATTGCTGTTTCTCTTTTTGGCTATTCTGATTATTCCTTTTGCAACCATCTATTTTAACAAACAGAATCAAAATACTCCAGCACCCAAGAGTGCTGAACAAGTGATGATCAACAAGCGAGTGGCCAGCTCCAGCGTTGAAAGCAGTGAAGAAGCGTCTTCAGAAGAAGTTTCGAGCGAAGTTGTGGAGAGCACAGTGGAGCCTGAATCTTCGGTTGCGGAAACACCAAGTTCGAGCGCCGCGCCTGCAGTGGTCGAAACACCGGTTGAAACAGTTAAAGAACCGGAAACGACTACCGGGGTATACAACAATTCATACACCATCCAAGCAGGCGACAACCTTTACCGGATCGCTCTGAACCATGGGATGACATTGGATGAATTGATGCAGGCCAACGGGTTGAGCAGCACAGAAGCACAAATCGGTATGGCATTGAAAGTTAAATAACGAAAGCCGTCTGACAAGGCGGCTTTTTCGATGAAATCGTACAGAACAAAGTTGGAGGTTTATTGTGAAAAAAATGAATATTGCCATTGATGGTCCAGCATCGGCCGGAAAAAGCACCATCGCAAAGAAAGTTGCGGAAAAGTTGGGCTACATTTATCTGGACACAGGTGCGATGTACCGCGCATTGACTTATGCAGCTTTATCCACCGGAGGCGATCTCCATGATGAAGAAGCATTGCATAAGTTGCTGCAAGGAATCAGGATAACCTTTTCGACTGCTGAAAACGAAATGCAGCGTGTTTACCTGAATGAGGAGGACGTGACCGAAGCGATCAGATCGGAGCAGGTGACCCAAAACGTCTCCTTGATTTCATCGTACGCGAAAGTGCGTGAAGAGATGGTTGCCCGCCAGAAAAGTATCGCGCGGTCCGGCGGCGTCGTTATGGACGGCAGGGACATCGGTACTGTCGTATTGCCTGATGCTGAGGTTAAGATATTCATGACAGCGACAGCCGAAGAAAGAGCGCTGCGCCGCTACAAAGAGAACACAGCGAAGGGTATGACCACTTCTTTGGAAGAGCTGACGGAGGACATGAAGCGCCGCGACCATTTGGACAGCACGCGGACGATTTCACCGTTGAAAAAAGCGGATGATGCCATCGTTTTGGACTCAACACACCTGGAAATCGACGAAGTGGTGAAGAGGATTCTCGGCATTATCGAAGCGAACCTAAAACCCTTACAAACATTGGATTAACAATACTAGACGATTTTAAGCAAAGATGTTAGAATGATTGTATGCAGTATTACGCTTTCAAAAATATAGAGTCAAGGATTAATTTCTTAACCGAAAGGTGAGGGAGTTAAGGGAACTAGCCAATCGGTTGCCGCAGACTTTTAGGAGGAATAGTTACATGTCAGATTACATTGAAAACCCAGAATTAAATGAAGAAGAGTCCAATAATGTTGAGCAGACTATGCAAGATGTGTTGGATGAAGCATTATCCATTGAGGTGGGCGATACTGTCAAGGGGGAAGTTTTAAGCATCCAAGATAGACAAGCCATCGTAGGAATCATTGGGGGCGGGGTTGAAGGGGTTATTCCTTACAACGAATTATCTGCAAAACCATTCGACGAAGTTACAGAAATCCTAAACGTAGGTGACGTTGTGGATCTGGTTGTCATAAAACAAATCAAAGATAAAGAAAATGGAAGCTTTTTACTTTCGAAGCGTCGCGTTGATGCTAAAATCGTTTGGAAAGATATCCAAGATAAATTCGAAAACAACGAAATCATCGAAGCGCCAGTCAAAGACGTCGTTAAAGGCGGATTGGTCGTTGATGTCGGCGTGAGAGGTTTTGTTCCGGCTTCAATGGTAGAAGACCATTTTGTTGAAGACTTCAGTTCTTATAAAGGTAAAGTAATGACCTTCAAGATTGTTGAACTTGAACCTAGCGAAAACCGCCTGATTTTATCGCATAAAGCGGTTGTGGAAACAGAAAAAGAAGCCAATAAAGGCAAATTGATGGACGAATTGGTAGCCGGAGACATTGTCGAAGGAACTGTCGCTCGTCTGACCAACTTCGGTGCGTTCGTCGATTTAGGCGGCGTGGATGGTTTGGTCCACATCTCTCAAATTGCCCATGAGCACGTGAAGAATCCTGGTGACGTTTTGGTGATCGGCCAAGCCGTCAAAGTCAAAATTTTATCCATCGACAAAGAAAATGGCCGTGTATCGTTAAGCATCAAAGACACATTGGCTGGTCCTTGGAATGCGATCGCTGAAAAAGCACCTATCGGAGCTGTATTGACTGGTGTTGTCAAACGTTTGACAAGCTTTGGTGCATTCGTGGAAGTTTTCCCTGGCGTTGAAGGTTTGGTGCACATTTCCCAAATTTCCCATCAACACATTGCGACTCCGCATGAAGTACTGCAAGAAGGCCAAGAAATTCAAGTCAAAGTGTTGGATGCAAAAGAAGATGAGCAACGCCTATCTTTAAGCATCAAGGCTTTGGAAGAAAAAGCTGTGAATGAAGCACCTGCAGCTGAAGAGAAAAGAGAGAAAAAAGAGAAAAAAACTGAAGAATATGTTGCTGACGATTCAGACGGAAACTTCACATTAGCAGATTTATTAGGCGACAAGCTTTCAGGTTTGAAAGACGATTCTGAAGCCTAATCAGCAAGGAAAATGAACATGTGAGGGCATGGAATTCCATCCATGCCCTTTTTTTGTTGTTATTATTGACGGATGTGTGTTATAACTGACATGGACGAAAACATTGAGAAAACCATACACAGTGAGCAAATACCCAAAAAGTTTTGTGTTGTAGAGGAAAAGAAAGGCGGAGGTTAGATGCCAAATCCAGTAGTGGCCATAGTAGGCAGACCAAACGTAGGGAAATCAACAATATTCAATAGACTGGCAGGAGAGAGAATTTCCATAGTCGATGATGTATCAGGTGTCACACGCGACAGAATTTATGCAAAAGGAGAATGGTTGGGCAAAACATTCAATATCATCGATACAGGCGGGATCGATATCACGGATGAGCCTTTTATGAGCCAAATCAAATTGCAGGCGCAGGTGGCGATCGAAGAGGCCGACGTCATCATCTTTTTGACATGCGTCAGGGAAGGCGTGACGGATGCAGATGAAAACGTCGCAAGAATCCTGTACCAATCAGATAAACCTGTCATATTGGCGGTAAACAAAGTGGATAATCCGGAAATGCGCGCCGAAATATTCGATTTTTACAGTCTGGGATTAGGCGAACCCTATCCTGTATCTGGTAGCCACGGCTTAGGTCTTGGAGATCTGCTGGATGCGGTTGTAGCGAATTTCCCATCAGAAGAAGAGAATGCGGAAGAAGAAGGCATCATCAACTTCAGCTTTATAGGCCGTCCGAATGTAGGCAAATCTTCCTTGGTGAACGCCATTTTGGGAGAAGAGCGCGTAATCGTATCGAACATTGCAGGCACAACACGTGACGCTATCGATACGATGTTCGTTGATGATGAAGGTGCAAAATTCCGGATGATCGATACAGCCGGAATCCGCAAAAAAGGTAAAGTCTACGAGTCCACGGAAAAATATAGCGTCATGCGTGCCATCCGTGCCATTGAGCGTTCGGATATCGTTATGGTCGTACTGAATGCAGAAGAGGGCATCCAGGAGCAGGACAAAAAAGTTGCCGGATATGCGCATGAAGCAGGCAAAGGAATCATCATCCTCGTGAACAAATGGGATACATTGGAAAAAGACAATCATACAATGAAGGAATTCGAGGAAAAAATCCGCAAAGAGTTCCAGTATCTTTCCTATGCACCGATTATGTATGTTTCCGCTGTAACGAAACAGCGATTGTCCAATATTCCTGCTAAAATCAAGGAAATCAGCGAAAATCAAAACCGCCGTATTTCTTCATCCTTGTTGAATGATGTCCTGATGGACGCTGTCGCGCACAATCCGACGCCATCCGACAAAGGCCGTCGTTTGAAGATTTACTATATGACGCAAGTGGCCGTAAAACCGCCGACATTTGTTGTTTTTGTCAACGACCCGGAATTACTGCATTTCTCTTATGAGCGTTTCCTTGAAAACAGAATTCGGGATTCGTTTGATTTCGAAGGGACACCATTCCATTTGATTGCCCGACAAAAAAAATAAATTACCTTCCCGAAGGCATTAAATCCACTATAATCGTTGCAGTAGCACGGTTTGTGTGATATTCTTTATTAGAAATATCTTTTCAATTGGACTGCGGTATTTCAGAACTGTTTTTGGACCACTCAAAAATAGTTATTCCATGTTTTGTTGTGTTATCAAAGAAAGCATGTATTCTTCTTCTT is a window from the Trichococcus shcherbakoviae genome containing:
- a CDS encoding RecQ family ATP-dependent DNA helicase, encoding MDEAQLKSELQKYFGYTAFKEGQLEPVQSVLAGKHTLATLPTGTGKSLIYQLSGYLLEGIVVIVSPLLSLMEDQVAQLKFMGEKRTASLNSMLQFEERQRLLSNLDQIKFLFLSPEMLQNQVVLNKLKQIPLALFVVDEAHCISQWGLDFRSDYLFLGAARRALGNPLTLALTATATPAVMDDIIGSLHIDGNDLNVFEGPVDRANIYYKVAAVPPEGKNEYLLDLLGKYPSPGIIYFSSKAQADAVAFMIRKKTNLRAEAYHADRTNEDRITIQHQFLQDELDVICATSAFGMGINKPNIRYVIHYHMPNSLEEYVQEIGRAGRDGQQSTAVLLYSETDFNFKVKMLQSDFPNDYAIESVLKNKAINPEYGSPTEHTLLLHILRQNFTKAEAKHFIAGRHDLKKNLLKSMKGFAETDTCKRDYISAYFGKNSLGKPEHCCDSCGDDDPTPAGDFRSRNTVPTTEAPHWRKILSDLFLL
- a CDS encoding LysM peptidoglycan-binding domain-containing protein — encoded protein: MDKKNRNRNNGEPWSRKFGEDENLKSRQYSRSARNTKNKEVAPLLKVLLFLFLAILIIPFATIYFNKQNQNTPAPKSAEQVMINKRVASSSVESSEEASSEEVSSEVVESTVEPESSVAETPSSSAAPAVVETPVETVKEPETTTGVYNNSYTIQAGDNLYRIALNHGMTLDELMQANGLSSTEAQIGMALKVK
- the cmk gene encoding (d)CMP kinase — protein: MVKKMNIAIDGPASAGKSTIAKKVAEKLGYIYLDTGAMYRALTYAALSTGGDLHDEEALHKLLQGIRITFSTAENEMQRVYLNEEDVTEAIRSEQVTQNVSLISSYAKVREEMVARQKSIARSGGVVMDGRDIGTVVLPDAEVKIFMTATAEERALRRYKENTAKGMTTSLEELTEDMKRRDHLDSTRTISPLKKADDAIVLDSTHLEIDEVVKRILGIIEANLKPLQTLD
- the rpsA gene encoding 30S ribosomal protein S1, which produces MSDYIENPELNEEESNNVEQTMQDVLDEALSIEVGDTVKGEVLSIQDRQAIVGIIGGGVEGVIPYNELSAKPFDEVTEILNVGDVVDLVVIKQIKDKENGSFLLSKRRVDAKIVWKDIQDKFENNEIIEAPVKDVVKGGLVVDVGVRGFVPASMVEDHFVEDFSSYKGKVMTFKIVELEPSENRLILSHKAVVETEKEANKGKLMDELVAGDIVEGTVARLTNFGAFVDLGGVDGLVHISQIAHEHVKNPGDVLVIGQAVKVKILSIDKENGRVSLSIKDTLAGPWNAIAEKAPIGAVLTGVVKRLTSFGAFVEVFPGVEGLVHISQISHQHIATPHEVLQEGQEIQVKVLDAKEDEQRLSLSIKALEEKAVNEAPAAEEKREKKEKKTEEYVADDSDGNFTLADLLGDKLSGLKDDSEA
- the der gene encoding ribosome biogenesis GTPase Der, translated to MPNPVVAIVGRPNVGKSTIFNRLAGERISIVDDVSGVTRDRIYAKGEWLGKTFNIIDTGGIDITDEPFMSQIKLQAQVAIEEADVIIFLTCVREGVTDADENVARILYQSDKPVILAVNKVDNPEMRAEIFDFYSLGLGEPYPVSGSHGLGLGDLLDAVVANFPSEEENAEEEGIINFSFIGRPNVGKSSLVNAILGEERVIVSNIAGTTRDAIDTMFVDDEGAKFRMIDTAGIRKKGKVYESTEKYSVMRAIRAIERSDIVMVVLNAEEGIQEQDKKVAGYAHEAGKGIIILVNKWDTLEKDNHTMKEFEEKIRKEFQYLSYAPIMYVSAVTKQRLSNIPAKIKEISENQNRRISSSLLNDVLMDAVAHNPTPSDKGRRLKIYYMTQVAVKPPTFVVFVNDPELLHFSYERFLENRIRDSFDFEGTPFHLIARQKK